One genomic window of Quercus robur chromosome 6, dhQueRobu3.1, whole genome shotgun sequence includes the following:
- the LOC126690086 gene encoding uncharacterized protein LOC126690086, with translation MEDGILQYESYNSHEQFMSRICHLEKAHASQHLVCGEKDANREKILSEKLFANSEAEGLIHGVSICWRAPRITNLLFADDSLIFCQARQREVQVITEILQVYAGASGQCINLEKSSVYFSRNTTVEQKNRIINSLGVKEVDQFETYLGLPTLVGRAKYHSFAYLKDRVWKKLQGWKGKLLLKAGKELLIKAVAQSIPIYTMGVFQLPKKLCDELVAMCARFWWGQEGEERKIHWTSWSKLTEAKKKGGLGFRDLRTFNLSMLAKQGWRLIQK, from the exons GCATTTTACAGTATGAAAGTTATAATTCTCATGAACAGTTTATGAGTAGAATATGTCATTTGGAAAAGGCTCACGCCAGTCAACATTTGGTTTGTGGAGAAAAAGATGCCAACAGGGAGAAGATACTATCGGAAAAACTTTTTgcg AATTCAGAGGCTGAGGGGCTTATACATGGTGTCTCTATTTGTTGGAGGGCCCCAAGAATCACCAACCTTTTGTTTGCAGATGATTCTTTGATCTTTTGTCAAGCAAGGCAGCGTGAGGTGCAGGTGATTACTGAAATCTTGCAAGTGTATGCGGGAGCCTCAGGACAATGCATAAATTTGGAGAAATCTTCAGTGTACTTCAGTAGGAATACAACTGTAGAGCAGAAAAACCGGATCATAAACTCTTTGGGAGTGAAGGAGGTGGATCAGTTTGAGACTTATTTAGGGCTACCCACATTGGTAGGTCGAGCAAAATACCACTCATTCGCCTATCTCAAAGATAGGGTGTGGAAGAAGCTCCAAGGATGGAAGGGTAAGCTGTTATTGAAAGCTGGGAAAGAGTTGTTAATTAAGGCAGTTGCTCAATCTATTCCCATATACACCATGGGGGTATTTCAATTGCCCAAAAAGCTTTGTGACGAACTCGTCGCAATGTGTGCAaggttttggtgggggcaggaaggagaggagaggaagaTTCATTGGACAAGCTGGAGTAAACTAACCGAGGCCAAGAAGAAGGGAGGTTTGGGGTTTAGGGATTTAAGAACCTTCAATTTATCCATgctggcaaaacaggggtggagGCTAATACAGAAATAA